A DNA window from Brassica napus cultivar Da-Ae chromosome A4, Da-Ae, whole genome shotgun sequence contains the following coding sequences:
- the LOC106447656 gene encoding laccase-4-like, with protein sequence MGILTTKNCGFWVDLPPKTTSPPSLASNLFLLSLSLISLRWPVAHLKYKDTNIKHTEEEEGRERARGEMKSHMVWFLFLASFLSVFPAPSESMVRHYKFNVVMKNITRLCSSKPTVTVNGRYPGPTIYAREDDTLLIKVVNHVKYNVSIHWHGVRQVRTGWADGPAYITQCPIQPGQVYTYNYTLTGQRGTLWWHAHILWLRATVYGAIVILPKRGVPYPFPKPDHEKVIVLGEWWKSDTENVINEALKSGLAPNVSDAHMINGRPGLAKNCPSDQGYKLSVKNGKTYLLRVVNAALNEELFFKVAGHLFTVVEVDAVYVKPFKIDTIVIAPGQTTNVLLTASKSTGKYLVTASPFMDSPIAVDNVTATATVHYSGTLSSSPTILTLPPPQNATSVATNFTNSLRSLNSKKYPALVPTTIDHHLFFTVGLGLNPCPTCKAGNGSRVVASINNVTFVMPKIALLPAHYFNISGVFTPDFPKNPPHVFNYSGGSVTNMATETGTRLYKLPYNATVQLVLQDTGVIAPENHPIHLHGYNFFEVGRGLGNFNPKKDPNNFNLVDPVERNTIGVPSGGWVVIRFRADNPGVWFMHCHLEVHTTWGLKMAFLVENGKGPNQSILPPPKDFPKC encoded by the exons ATGGGAATCTTAACTACAAAGAATTGTGGATTTTGGGTCGACCTACCACCTAAAACGACGTCGCCTCCTTCTCTGGCTTCCAATctctttctcctctctctctctcttataagCTTGCGTTGGCCAGTCGCTCATCTCAAATACAAAGACACGAATATTAAAcacacagaagaagaagaaggacgaGAAAGAGCGAGAGGAGAGATGAAGTCTcatatggtttggtttttgtttcttgCATCCTTCTTGTCTGTGTTCCCAGCTCCATCGGAGAGCATGGTTCGCCATTACAAGTTTAAC GTTGTGATGAAGAACATTACTAGACTATGCTCAAGCAAGCCAACCGTGACCGTGAACGGTAGATATCCAGGTCCTACAATCTACGCACGAGAAGACGACACGTTGCTCATCAAAGTCGTTAATCACGTCAAATACAACGTTTCGATCCACTG GCACGGTGTGAGACAAGTGAGAACAGGATGGGCCGATGGGCCTGCTTACATAACCCAGTGCCCGATCCAGCCAGGTCAAGTCTACACATACAACTACACCTTGACCGGCCAACGCGGTACCCTCTGGTGGCATGCTCACATCCTCTGGCTCAGAGCCACTGTTTACGGCGCAATTGTTATCCTCCCCAAACGTGGTGTTCCCTATCCGTTCCCCAAACCCGACCACGAGAAAGTCATAGTTCTAG GTGAATGGTGGAAATCGGATACGGAAAACGTCATTAACGAGGCACTTAAGTCTGGATTAGCCCCTAATGTCTCCGACGCTCACATGATCAACGGACGCCCTGGCCTTGCTAAAAATTGTCCATCTGATCAGG GCTACAAATTGTCAGTCAAAAATGGCAAAACCTATTTGCTACGAGTAGTCAATGCTGCACTTAATGAAGAGCTATTTTTCAAAGTCGCTGGCCACCTTTTCACGGTGGTTGAAGTCGACGCCGTCTACGTCAAACCGTTCAAGATCGACACCATCGTTATAGCCCCCGGTCAAACCACCAACGTCCTCCTAACCGCCTCGAAATCAACCGGCAAATACCTTGTAACCGCTTCTCCCTTCATGGACTCCCCAATCGCGGTAGACAATGTAACCGCCACCGCGACTGTCCATTACTCCGGAACACTATCCTCCTCACCGACAATCCTCACTCTCCCTCCGCCGCAAAACGCTACGTCCGTCGCCACTAACTTTACAAACTCTCTTCGTAGTCTCAACTCCAAGAAGTACCCTGCCCTAGTCCCGACCACCATCGACCACCACCTCTTCTTCACTGTTGGCCTCGGGCTAAACCCGTGTCCTACTTGTAAGGCTGGAAACGGTAGCCGTGTCGTGGCCAGTATCAACAATGTAACATTCGTTATGCCTAAAATCGCGTTGCTGCCCGCTCATTACTTCAACATTAGTGGAGTTTTTACACCAGATTTTCCAAAGAACCCACCGCACGTTTTCAACTATAGCGGAGGATCAGTCACGAACATGGCCACGGAAACCGGCACAAGGCTTTACAAGCTACCATACAATGCAACGGTGCAGCTGGTTCTCCAAGATACCGGCGTCATAGCGCCGGAGAACCATCCGATTCATCTTCACGGCTATAACTTCTTTGAAGTTGGTCGGGGATTAGGTAACTTCAACCCCAAGAAAGATCCAAACAACTTCAATTTGGTCGATCCGGTTGAGAGGAACACAATCGGAGTACCATCTGGTGGATGGGTCGTCATCAGATTTAGAGCGGATAATCCCG GGGTTTGGTTTATGCATTGTCACTTGGAGGTACACACGACGTGGGGATTAAAGATGGCTTTCTTGGTGGAGAACGGCAAAGGACCCAATCAGTCGATTTTGCCACCGCCTAAGGATTTTCCCAAGTGTTAG
- the LOC106450353 gene encoding transcription factor DIVARICATA-like: MNRGIEVMSPATYLETSPNWLFQENRGTKWTAEENKKFENALAFYDKDTPDRWFKVAAMLPGKTVGDVIKQYRELEEDVSDIEAGLIPIPGYASDSFTLDWGGYDADNMNGYYFAAVGGKRGSAARAAEHERKKGVPWTEEEHRQFLMGLKKYGKGDWRNIARNFVTTRTPTQVASHAQKYFIRQVNGGKDKRRSSIHDITTVNIPDSFDAAAADTAITNAPCSPPSLGGSQREGSGQWDGQTINDETAGTFYNPNAFQETLLGMSSTPYMAKLQEQSFLNASQFESYNAYLQM; encoded by the exons ATGAACAGAGGAATCGAAGTCATGTCACCAGCAACATACTTAGAGACATCACCAAACTGGTTGTTCCAAGAAAACAGAGGAACTAAATGGACAGCTGAAGAAAACAAGAAGTTCGAAAACGCTTTAGCCTTTTACGACAAGGACACTCCCGACAGATGGTTCAAAGTCGCAGCTATGCTCCCCGGCAAAACAGTCGGAGATGTGATCAAACAGTACAGAGAGCTTGAGGAAGACGTCAGCGACATCGAAGCTGGTCTTATCCCGATCCCTGGTTACGCCTCTGATTCATTCACGCTCGACTGGGGAGGATACGATGCTGATAACATGAACGGATATTACTTCGCCGCCGTGGGAGGAAAGAGAGGATCCGCCGCGAGAGCAGCGGAGCATGAAAGGAAGAAAGGTGTTCCATGGACAGAAGAAGAACATAG ACAGTTTCTGATGGGTCTGAAAAAATATGGAAAAGGCGACTGGAGAAACATAGCTCGCAACTTCGTGACCACACGGACGCCTACGCAAGTCGCGAGTCACGCTCAAAAGTATTTCATAAGGCAAGTCAACGGCGGTAAAGACAAACGCCGGTCAAGCATCCATGATATCACCACCGTCAACATCCCCGATTCTTTTGATGCCGCAGCGGCTGATACCGCAATCACAAACGCTCCATGCTCACCACCGTCACTAGGAGGAAGCCAGCGGGAGGGGTCGGGTCAGTGGGACGGTCAAACTATAAACGATGAAACAGCGGGTACGTTTTACAATCCAAACGCGTTTCAAGAAACGCTACTTGGAATGTCGTCAACGCCGTACATGGCAAAACTGCAGGAGCAGAGTTTCCTAAATGCATCGCAATTCGAATCGTATAATGCCTATCTCCAAATGTAG